The Komagataeibacter sp. FNDCR2 nucleotide sequence CCGTTCGGCGGGGGGAATGCCCTGCGCTTCAAGCCCCAGTTCCACATTCTTCTGCACCGTCAGCCACGGGAACAGCGCAAAGGACTGGAACACCATGGAAATGCCGTCCGCCGGGCCGGTCAGCTTTTTGCCCTTCCAGATCACCTCGCCCGCCGTGGGGGGCAGCAGCCCGGCAATGATGCGCAGCAGGGTGGATTTGCCCGATCCCGAACGCCCCAGCAGGCCCACGATCTCGCCGCTGCGTATGCTCAGGTTCACACCGTCGAGCACCACAAGATCGGTCGCACTTTCCTTGTGATAGGCCTGGCGGCAGTTGACGATCCGGACAAGCTCGGCGCCGGTGTGATGGGCGGGGGGGGCTGTGGGCTGCTGCGTCATGCGCTCTCAGTCAAAAGTGTAATGCCGGGCGGCATAGTTGGATAACGGACGCCACAGGGCACGATTGAGCAGCAGCACGAAGGCCGCCATCACCACCATGCCCAGCCCGACCTGATCGGTCGCGCCCGCCACGGTCGCATGGGCGATATAGGCGCCCAGCCCCCGCGCGCTGAGCGTGGTGTCGCCCCAGCTCGCGACCTCGGTGGCGATGGCGGCGTTCCATGCGCCGCCGGATGCGGTAAGCGCGCCGGTAATGAAATACGGCGCAATGCCGGGCAGCATCACACGCCGCCACCACAGCCATCCGCTGACATGGAAGTTCCGGGCCGCCTCCAGCAGGTCACCGGGGTAGGACGACGCCCCGGCCACGATATTGAACAGGATATACCACTGCGTGCCCAGCAGCATGAGCGGGGTCAGCCAGATATTGCTGTTCAGGTGCTGATGCACGATCACGACCACGATCAGCGGAAAAAACAGGTTGGCGGGAAAGGCGGCCATGAACTGCGCCGCCATCTGCGCCCGCCGCGCCCGCTGTGGCGACAGGCCCAGCCAGATCCCGATCGGCACCCATACCAGCGTGGACACCAGAACCGTAACCGTGACCCGCAGCAGCGTGAAGCCACCCAGCCCGATCACCTGCATCACCTGCGCGGCGGTGTAATGCGTGCTGCCATAGGCCCATGTTTTCCAGCCGACACTGGCCGCGAAGATGCCCAGCGCCGTCAGCCAGGCCGTATCGACAAGGCGGGCGGGAACAAACGTGCGCCGGGGGGCGGATGGCCGCGCACCCAGCGCCAGCCAGCCGATCCGGGTCATCGCATCGCCCACGCGCAGGCAGATCTGGCGCAGCAGGTGCGTGCGGCGCAGCAGCGTCAGCACCCATGGGTCGGGCGCGGAAAAAGTGGTGCCGTCATCGGTCCGGAAACGCGCGGACCACGCCACCAGCGGGCGGAACAGCAACTGG carries:
- a CDS encoding ABC transporter permease subunit is translated as MTENGLPGNLRVRPNVADLLGLLAIMAAAVIIATAGRHMLVPIPASEAGTIHLNPAWLPAYAVRTTLRMFAALAASLVFTFTYAVWAAKSRRAGQVLIPLLDILQSVPILGFLTFTVVFFLGLFPGRMMGAELAAIFTIFTSQAWNMAFAMYQALRTVPSDLEEAARCFGLTPWQRFWRLEVPFAVPSLVWNTMISMSGGWFMVVYSETITVGNTDIALPGIGSYVGLAIEQRDIWAIFYAIVTMLAVILAYDQLLFRPLVAWSARFRTDDGTTFSAPDPWVLTLLRRTHLLRQICLRVGDAMTRIGWLALGARPSAPRRTFVPARLVDTAWLTALGIFAASVGWKTWAYGSTHYTAAQVMQVIGLGGFTLLRVTVTVLVSTLVWVPIGIWLGLSPQRARRAQMAAQFMAAFPANLFFPLIVVVIVHQHLNSNIWLTPLMLLGTQWYILFNIVAGASSYPGDLLEAARNFHVSGWLWWRRVMLPGIAPYFITGALTASGGAWNAAIATEVASWGDTTLSARGLGAYIAHATVAGATDQVGLGMVVMAAFVLLLNRALWRPLSNYAARHYTFD